TGCCTACCACATCACGGCGCCCGCCGAAGGCGCCGAGGGCGGCTACCGCGCCATGAAGATGGCGCTGAAGAATTCGGGCATCGACCCCACCGAGGTTGACTACGTGAACGCTCACGGCACCTCGACGCCGAAAGGCGACGAAGGCGAAGCCGGGGCGGTCGAGCGCGCGTTCGGCGACCACGCGAAAAACCTGTCGATGTCGTCGACAAAGTCGGCTGTCGGCCACCTTCTGGGCGCCGCAGGCGCAATCGAGGCGGCGTTCTGCGCCCTGGCGATCCGCGACCAGGTGATGCCGCCGACGCTGAACCTCGACAATCCGAGCTTCGAGACGGTGATCGATCTGATCCCGCACAAGGCCAAGAAGGGCCGGGTCCGGGCCGCGATGTCGAACAGTTTCGGCTTTGGCGGCACCAACGCCTCGCTGATCCTCAAACAGGTAACCTGACTTTAATGCCGGGGCGGCCCGCAAGGCCAGTCTGACTGCTGACGATTGATTTCCGGGCCCGGGCTGGCACGGTAGAACATCGGCAACACGACACGGTAAAGAGGCCCCGATGCGAACCCTGAGAGCGCTGGTTTTCTGGCTGGTCTTCCTCGCCTTCATTGGCGGCGCGGCCGCGGCCGCCGGTTGGGTCTGGTTCAACAATGAGCTGACCCGTCCCGGCCCGCTGGCCGAGGAAGTCGTCTTCAAGGTCGAGCCGGGCGAAGGACTTGCCGGCGTGGCCCTGCGTCTGGAATCGGATGGCATCATCAAGGACGCCCGCCTGCTGCGCCTGAAGGCGCGTCTCGACAAGACCGAGCTCGACCTCAAGACCGGCGAATACATCATCGAGCCCCGCGCGACGATGCAACAAGTGCTCAGCATACTGATCGAAGGCCGGTCGGTGCTGCACCGGATCACCCTGCCGGAGGGGCGCACCACCGCGCAGCTGCTGAAGCTGATCGAGCAGGATGATGTGCTGGAAGGCGACATGCCGGAAGTCCTGCCCGAAGAGGGCACGATGCTGCCGGATACCTACATGTACCATCGGGGCATGACGCGCGCCGACCTGATCGCCAAGACGCAGAAGGCGCAGGCCGACCTGCTCGCCGAGTTGTGGCCCGCCCGCCAGGAAGGCCTGCCTATCGCATCGCCTTACGAGGCTGTGATCCTCGCCTCGGTCGTCGAAAAGGAAACCGGCCGCGCTGACGAGCGCCCCCAGGTGGCGGCCCTGTTCACCACGCGGCTGAAACGCGGGATGCGCCTGCAAAGCGATCCGACGATCATTTACGGCATTTCAAAGGGCGAGCCCCTCTACAACAAGGCTGGCCAGCGCCGCACGCTTTACCGTTCGGAAATCGACCGGCATACCGAGTGGAACACCTACCAGGTGGACGGCTTGCCAAAGACGCCGATCTGCAATCCGGGCCGCGACGCCATCGCAGCCGTGCTCGATCCTCCGGAGACGGAGTATATCTTCTTCGTCGCGGACGGCAAAGGCGGCCACCTGTTTGCAAGGACGAACGCCGAACACGAGCGCAACGTCGCGGCCTACCGCGCCTATGAGCGCGGCGAAATCCAGAAGGAACGGGCGAATTGATGGGGGTATTGTCGGGGATGACCGGCTTCGCGCGGGTCACCGGGGAAGCGGATTGGGGCACCTGGGCCTGGGAGGCCAAGAGCGTCAATGGCCGCTCGCTGGATGTGCGGGTCAATGCGCCGCCCGGCTTCGATGCCTTCGAGCGCGACGTGAAGGCGCTTGCCGGCGAGCGTTTCAATCGCGGATCGCTGCAGGTCAGCCTGCGGATTGATCTTGCCTCCGGTGGCAGCGGCGCAGTGGTCGATCACGCCCTGCTCGGCATGCTGATGGATGCGGCGCGCAAGGCGCATGGCGGCGAACTGAATGCCGAATCCGTGGTGGCCCTGATGGGTCTCAAGGGCGTCGTGGAAACCGGCAGCGCTTCAACCCGCGAACTCGCGGGCGACGAGGCGGTCGTGGCGGTGCTGTCTGCAGGCGTGCGCACTGCGCTGGACCAATTGCTGGTGGCCCGCCGCGCTGAGGGGCGCGACCTCGCCGGTGTCCTGTCAGGCCATCTCGACGAGATCGAATCGCTGGCGGCAGAGGCGTCCGCCCTCGCCGCAACGCAGCCCGGCCTGATCAAGGCGCGGCTCGTCAAACAGCTCGAAGAGCTCGACCGTGAAGGCCGCGTCGACGCCGAGCGATTCGCGGCGGAGGCCGCCCTGTCGGCGGCGCGGGCGGACGTGCGCGAGGAGCTGGACCGCCTCGGCGCCCACGTGCGGTCAGGCCGCGAGTTGCTCAATGCAGGCTCGCCCGCTGGCCGCAAGCTGGACTTCCTGGCGCAGGAGCTGAACCGCGAGGCCAATACGCTCTGTTCGAAATCCGCCAGCCTTGAATTGACGAATGCCGGGCTCAGCCTCAAAGGGGTGATCGACCAGTTCAAGGAGCAGTCGGCCAATGTCGAATAGCGGACACCCGAAAGACACGGGCCACCGGCGCGGGCTGATGCTCGTGCTGTCGAGCCCGTCGGGTGCCGGCAAGACGACGCTCTCCAGGATGTTGCTGGACGAGTTCCACGATGTGAAGCTCTCGGTCTCGGTCACCACGCGCGAACCCCGGCCGAATGAGGTCGATGGCAAGGACTATTACTTCCGCTCGCTCAAGGCCTTTCAGGAAATGGCCGAGCGCCGCGAGTTCCTCGAATGGGCGCAGGTATTCGACAAATGCTACGGCACCCCGAAAGCCGACACCGAAGCAAGGCTCGAGGCGGGCGAGGACGTCCTCTTCGATGTCGACTGGCAAGGCGCTGACGCGCTGCACGACCAGATGCCGAACGATGTCGTCTCGGTATTCATCCTGCCGCCCAGCATCAGCTCGCTCGAGGAGCGCCTGTCGAACCGACCGGGCTCGACACCGGAAATGGTCGCGCGCCGCATGCTGAGCGCCAAGGCCGAAATCATGCACTGGCGGCGCTACGATTACGTCATCATCAACGAAGACCTGAACATCGCCTACCAGCGCCTCAAGCGCATCCTGCTGGTCGAGCGCCTGAAGCGCCTGCGCCAGCTGGACCTTGAGGACCACGTGCGGATGCTGCTCCGCGAAAGCTGAGTCAGGCGAGGCTCGACGCCAACGTCCTGAACTCGGCCTGTGTCAGCGTTTCGGCCCGCGCGGTCGGGTCGATCCCGCACCCTTCGAGCCATTCCTCGGCTTTCATGCCGCGCTTCTTGGCGAACGGTTTCAGGGCCGCGCGCAGCATCTTGCGGCGCTGGCCGAATGCCGCGCCGGCAATCTGTTCCAGCAGGTCGATGTGCGCGAAGCGCTTGTCCGGCGGCAGCGGTTCAAACACGGCGACCGCGCTGTCCACTTTCGGCGGCGGCCGGAAGGCGCCCGGCGGCAGCGTGAACGAAATATACGGCCGCGTCACTGCTTGCGCGAGCACTGCCAATCGTCCGTAGGCGTCCGTATCCGGCTTTGCGCAGATGCGCTCGGCGACTTCCTTCTGGAACATCAACGCCATCTCGCCGCGCCAGTCGCCCGCCTTCAGCCAGTCGACGAGCAGAGGCGTGCCGACATTGTAGGGCAGGTTGGCGATGATCATCGCGGGGCCGGTCGCGCCCGCTTCCTGCAGTGCCTTCTCCCAACGGACCTTCCGGGCATCCCTGGCGATGACGACAAGCTGTCCGCTCTTCGCTTCCGGCCATTCGAGCAGGGCCTCGGAAAAGCGCGGGTCGGTCTCGACCGCGATCAGCTTGGCCGGGTTCTCATTCAGGATGGCGCGGGTCAGCCCGCCGGGGCCGGGGCCGACTTCGATGACCGTGCGGCCCGCCGGGGAGCCGGCGGCGTTTGCGGCGCGTTTCAGGATCGACGGATCGAACAGGAAATGCTGGCCCAGCGCCTTTCGGGCGGGCGCTTCGGTCAGCGGCGGTGTGTCGTCAGTCATGCATCGGCCTTCCGGCGGTTGGCGGCGAACTCGGCTGCAAGCCGGATCGCGGCAATCAGGCTGTCCGGCCGGCAGGTGCCAGCGGCAGCGGCGTCATAGGCGGTGCCATGATCCGGACTGGTGCGCACGATGGGCAGGCCCAATGTTGAGTTCACGCCGCCCCAGAAATCGAGGGTCTTGACCGGGATCAGGCCCTGATCGTGCGTCATGGCAATCACGGCGTCATATGCTCCGCCCAGGGCTTCGGCGAATACGGTGTCGCCGGGCCGCGCACGGCAGATATTGATACCCTCCGCCTGCAGACGGTCTGCCGCCGGGTTGATCAATTCAACTTCCTCGCGTCCGATCGTGCCGTCTTCTCCCGCGTGCGGGTTGAGGCCGGAGAATGCGACCTTCGGCGCGGCGATGCCGAAATCGCGCACCAGCGCGG
The genomic region above belongs to Acidobacteriota bacterium and contains:
- the gmk gene encoding guanylate kinase: MSNSGHPKDTGHRRGLMLVLSSPSGAGKTTLSRMLLDEFHDVKLSVSVTTREPRPNEVDGKDYYFRSLKAFQEMAERREFLEWAQVFDKCYGTPKADTEARLEAGEDVLFDVDWQGADALHDQMPNDVVSVFILPPSISSLEERLSNRPGSTPEMVARRMLSAKAEIMHWRRYDYVIINEDLNIAYQRLKRILLVERLKRLRQLDLEDHVRMLLRES
- the mltG gene encoding endolytic transglycosylase MltG, which translates into the protein MRTLRALVFWLVFLAFIGGAAAAAGWVWFNNELTRPGPLAEEVVFKVEPGEGLAGVALRLESDGIIKDARLLRLKARLDKTELDLKTGEYIIEPRATMQQVLSILIEGRSVLHRITLPEGRTTAQLLKLIEQDDVLEGDMPEVLPEEGTMLPDTYMYHRGMTRADLIAKTQKAQADLLAELWPARQEGLPIASPYEAVILASVVEKETGRADERPQVAALFTTRLKRGMRLQSDPTIIYGISKGEPLYNKAGQRRTLYRSEIDRHTEWNTYQVDGLPKTPICNPGRDAIAAVLDPPETEYIFFVADGKGGHLFARTNAEHERNVAAYRAYERGEIQKERAN
- a CDS encoding YicC family protein, with product MGVLSGMTGFARVTGEADWGTWAWEAKSVNGRSLDVRVNAPPGFDAFERDVKALAGERFNRGSLQVSLRIDLASGGSGAVVDHALLGMLMDAARKAHGGELNAESVVALMGLKGVVETGSASTRELAGDEAVVAVLSAGVRTALDQLLVARRAEGRDLAGVLSGHLDEIESLAAEASALAATQPGLIKARLVKQLEELDREGRVDAERFAAEAALSAARADVREELDRLGAHVRSGRELLNAGSPAGRKLDFLAQELNREANTLCSKSASLELTNAGLSLKGVIDQFKEQSANVE
- the rsmA gene encoding 16S rRNA (adenine(1518)-N(6)/adenine(1519)-N(6))-dimethyltransferase RsmA → MTDDTPPLTEAPARKALGQHFLFDPSILKRAANAAGSPAGRTVIEVGPGPGGLTRAILNENPAKLIAVETDPRFSEALLEWPEAKSGQLVVIARDARKVRWEKALQEAGATGPAMIIANLPYNVGTPLLVDWLKAGDWRGEMALMFQKEVAERICAKPDTDAYGRLAVLAQAVTRPYISFTLPPGAFRPPPKVDSAVAVFEPLPPDKRFAHIDLLEQIAGAAFGQRRKMLRAALKPFAKKRGMKAEEWLEGCGIDPTARAETLTQAEFRTLASSLA